The following proteins are encoded in a genomic region of Mycobacterium kiyosense:
- a CDS encoding chloride channel protein — protein sequence MPRRNLDFFCAVIIVGLLAGLAGLATTIVLESVQHLMYHYSFGSLLDGITGSGPARRVLAPMSGAALAGLGWWLLRRRTEVPPLAGTVARHERIPRLAWSLDALLQVVLVGSGASLGREGAPRQFAAVLGDFGTGWLKRLTPDDREILLACAAGAGLGAVYAVPAAGALFTLRILLNTWRLRAVGAALLTSSLAVAVGSLVTHNRPELDWPRADSAYLLSAHALALAPVAFAVGWAFSKIIAAAQPATLIRSWVLIPGLAAAGLLTGVCSHWWPQLPGNGKSILTISLASGLTLTSAAVLLVLKPLLTALFLRAGGAGGLLTPSLATGSAAGALLVLTLNAVAGTHWYGPVNSLCGAAGVLAVTQGSPVWAAIFVWELAHPPIRMLLAFAVTALGAHAIKTLVLGRKPPHPDHRSG from the coding sequence GTGCCCCGCCGGAACCTCGACTTCTTCTGCGCGGTAATCATTGTCGGCTTGCTTGCCGGGCTTGCCGGGTTGGCGACGACGATCGTGCTGGAGTCGGTGCAACACCTCATGTACCACTACAGTTTCGGCTCGCTGCTGGACGGCATCACCGGCAGCGGTCCGGCGCGTCGTGTCCTGGCCCCGATGTCCGGCGCCGCGCTGGCCGGCTTGGGGTGGTGGCTGCTGCGGCGGCGCACCGAGGTGCCGCCGCTGGCCGGGACCGTCGCCCGGCACGAACGTATTCCGCGGTTGGCGTGGAGCCTCGATGCGCTGCTCCAGGTGGTGCTGGTCGGCTCCGGAGCATCCCTGGGCCGGGAGGGCGCCCCGCGTCAATTCGCTGCTGTACTGGGCGATTTCGGCACCGGATGGCTCAAGAGGCTGACCCCGGACGATCGGGAGATTCTGCTGGCGTGCGCGGCCGGGGCCGGTTTGGGCGCCGTGTACGCGGTCCCGGCGGCCGGCGCGCTGTTTACGCTGCGAATCCTGCTCAACACCTGGCGGCTGCGGGCGGTGGGCGCGGCGCTGCTCACCTCGAGCCTGGCGGTCGCGGTCGGCTCGCTCGTCACGCACAACCGGCCGGAGCTGGACTGGCCGCGGGCCGACTCGGCTTATCTGCTCAGTGCCCATGCCCTGGCGCTGGCGCCGGTGGCTTTCGCGGTGGGGTGGGCCTTCAGCAAGATCATCGCCGCGGCGCAACCGGCCACGCTCATCCGGTCGTGGGTGTTGATCCCGGGGCTCGCGGCGGCCGGACTGCTGACCGGAGTCTGCTCACACTGGTGGCCGCAGCTGCCCGGCAATGGCAAGAGCATCCTGACGATCAGCCTGGCCAGCGGACTGACCTTGACGTCGGCGGCGGTCCTGCTGGTGCTGAAACCGCTTCTGACGGCGCTGTTTCTGCGAGCCGGGGGCGCCGGCGGCCTGCTCACGCCGTCGTTGGCGACCGGTTCGGCGGCGGGCGCCCTGTTGGTGCTGACGCTGAACGCGGTCGCCGGCACGCACTGGTACGGGCCGGTGAATTCGCTGTGTGGGGCCGCCGGGGTGCTCGCGGTCACGCAGGGTTCACCGGTGTGGGCGGCGATCTTCGTGTGGGAGCTGGCGCACCCGCCGATCCGGATGTTGCTGGCCTTCGCGGTCACCGCGCTCGGGGCGCACGCGATCAAGACATTGGTGCTGGGGCGCAAGCCGCCGCATCCCGACCACCGGTCCGGGTGA
- the lpqI gene encoding hypothetical protein, with protein sequence MAFSRPLAVGLAFLVTLSMLVAACGHGGKRPGSSSKTSPPSSSAAPSPSTPAAAPGPRVCADPKDVPAKIPNLRDKLAQLLMVGVRDAADARAVVTESHVGGILIGSDTDLSMLPDGLRDIANAATPLPLAVGVDEEGGRVSRLRTLLGGRGPTARKMGQTMSTQQVHDLALDRGRKMKDLGITVDFAPVVDVTDAPDETVIGDRSFGSDPAVVAAYAGAYAQGLREAGLLPVLKHFPGHGHGSGDSHTGEVTTPPLSELVGTDLVPYRTLLNQSPVAVMIGHMEVPGLTAGAPASLSAPAVTLLRVGEGYGGPAFDGPIFSDDLSSMAAISDRFGVTEAVLKTLQAGLDIALWVTTKEVPAVLDRLEQAVNANELPAATVDAALVRVAAMKRVTPTCGG encoded by the coding sequence ATGGCATTTTCCCGCCCCCTGGCCGTCGGGCTGGCCTTCTTGGTCACCCTATCGATGCTGGTCGCGGCCTGTGGTCACGGCGGCAAGCGACCCGGGTCCTCGTCGAAGACCTCCCCGCCCAGCTCGTCGGCCGCGCCCTCGCCGTCGACGCCGGCCGCCGCGCCCGGCCCACGGGTGTGCGCCGATCCTAAAGACGTGCCCGCCAAGATCCCGAACCTGCGGGACAAGCTGGCCCAGTTGCTGATGGTCGGAGTGCGCGACGCCGCCGACGCCCGGGCCGTGGTCACCGAGTCCCACGTCGGCGGCATCCTGATCGGCAGTGACACCGACCTGTCCATGCTGCCGGACGGGTTGCGCGACATCGCGAACGCGGCGACACCGCTGCCGTTGGCGGTCGGGGTCGACGAGGAGGGCGGCCGGGTGTCGCGGTTGCGCACGCTGCTGGGCGGCCGTGGGCCGACGGCCCGGAAGATGGGCCAGACGATGTCCACGCAGCAGGTGCACGACCTGGCGCTGGACCGCGGCCGCAAGATGAAGGACCTCGGCATCACCGTCGATTTCGCCCCGGTGGTCGACGTCACCGACGCGCCCGACGAAACCGTGATCGGCGACCGCTCGTTCGGTTCGGATCCGGCCGTGGTGGCCGCGTACGCCGGCGCGTACGCCCAGGGCCTGCGCGAGGCCGGGTTGTTGCCGGTGCTCAAGCATTTCCCCGGTCACGGCCACGGCTCGGGCGACTCGCACACCGGTGAGGTCACCACGCCTCCGCTGAGCGAACTGGTCGGCACCGACCTGGTGCCCTACCGGACGTTGCTGAACCAGAGCCCGGTCGCGGTGATGATCGGACATATGGAGGTGCCCGGCCTTACCGCGGGCGCCCCGGCCAGCCTGAGCGCGCCGGCGGTGACCTTGCTGCGCGTCGGCGAGGGGTACGGCGGGCCCGCGTTCGACGGTCCGATCTTCAGCGACGACCTGTCCAGCATGGCCGCCATCTCCGACCGGTTCGGCGTCACCGAGGCGGTGCTGAAGACGCTGCAGGCCGGACTCGACATCGCATTGTGGGTCACCACCAAAGAGGTGCCCGCCGTGCTGGATCGGCTGGAGCAGGCGGTCAACGCCAACGAATTGCCCGCCGCGACGGTCGACGCCGCACTGGTGCGGGTGGCGGCGATGAAGCGCGTCACGCCGACCTGCGGCGGGTGA
- a CDS encoding formate dehydrogenase produces MAKCVMVLYPDPVDGYPPRYARDAIPAIHSYPGGSTVPTPSQIEFTPGELLGCVSGGLGLREFFEAAGHELVVTSDKEGPDSEFERELPDADIVISQPFWPAYLTAERIAKAPNLKLALTAGIGSDHVDLDLAKERGITVAEVTYSNSISVAEHTVLQILALVRNFVPSHRFAVDGGWNIADCVQRAYDLEGMDVGIIAAGRIGRAVLRRLAPFDVNLHYTDTRRLPPEVETELNVTFHPDVQSLVGSVDVVSVHSPLYADTRAMFDEKLLASMRRGSYLVNTARAEETVPEAIAAALRSGRLAGYAGDVWFPQPPPADHPWRTMPNNAMTPHVSGTTLSAQARYAAGTREILECWFGSRPIRPEYLIVDGGKLAGTGALSYQK; encoded by the coding sequence GTGGCCAAGTGTGTGATGGTGCTATATCCCGATCCCGTCGACGGATACCCACCGCGCTATGCCCGCGACGCCATCCCGGCCATTCACAGCTACCCCGGCGGAAGCACCGTGCCGACCCCGTCGCAAATCGAGTTCACCCCTGGTGAACTACTCGGCTGCGTCTCGGGTGGACTGGGGCTGCGCGAGTTCTTTGAAGCCGCCGGTCACGAGCTGGTGGTGACCTCGGACAAGGAAGGTCCCGACTCGGAGTTCGAACGCGAACTGCCGGACGCCGACATCGTTATCTCCCAGCCGTTTTGGCCGGCGTACCTGACGGCTGAGCGAATCGCCAAGGCGCCCAACCTGAAACTGGCGCTCACCGCCGGAATCGGCTCGGATCACGTGGATCTCGACCTGGCCAAGGAGCGCGGGATCACCGTCGCCGAAGTGACCTACAGCAACAGCATCAGCGTCGCCGAGCATACGGTGCTGCAGATCCTGGCGCTGGTGCGCAACTTCGTCCCCTCGCACCGCTTTGCCGTCGACGGCGGCTGGAACATCGCCGACTGCGTACAACGCGCCTACGACCTGGAAGGCATGGACGTCGGAATCATCGCCGCCGGGCGGATCGGCCGTGCCGTCCTGCGCCGGCTCGCCCCGTTCGACGTCAATCTGCACTACACCGACACCCGCCGGCTGCCGCCCGAGGTCGAGACGGAGCTGAACGTCACCTTCCACCCCGACGTGCAGTCCCTGGTCGGGTCGGTCGACGTGGTGTCGGTGCACTCGCCGCTCTACGCGGACACCCGCGCGATGTTCGACGAGAAACTGCTGGCCTCGATGCGCCGTGGCTCCTACCTCGTCAACACGGCGCGTGCCGAAGAGACTGTCCCGGAAGCGATCGCGGCGGCGCTCCGCAGCGGCCGGCTCGCTGGCTACGCGGGCGACGTGTGGTTCCCGCAGCCGCCGCCCGCCGACCACCCGTGGCGGACCATGCCGAACAACGCGATGACGCCGCACGTGTCGGGCACTACGCTGTCGGCTCAGGCGCGCTACGCCGCGGGCACCCGCGAGATCCTGGAGTGCTGGTTCGGCAGCCGGCCCATCCGGCCCGAGTACCTGATCGTGGACGGCGGGAAGCTCGCCGGTACCGGAGCGTTGTCGTACCAGAAGTGA
- a CDS encoding membrane protein, protein MTWFSAPDYWLGSLVLQRGVAVIYAIAFVAAARQFRPLLGARGLLPVPAYLAGRSFWQAPSIFQFRYSDRFFASVCWFGAALAAAVAAGSTGLVPVWAGMLVWLTLWVLYLSIVNVGQTWYGFGWESLLLEAGFLLVFLGGGRVAPPVLTLWLARWLLFRVEFGAGLIKMRGDRCWRDLTCLYYHHETQPMPGPLSWFFHHLPKPLHRIEVAGNHFAQLVVPFGLFAPQPVAGMAAAVIVVTQLWLVLSGNFAWLNWLTILLAFSAIDQSTFARLGLAANTPEFPATPPWFAVLVIALAAAMLVLSYWPARNMLSSRQRMNASFNAFHLCNTYGAFGSISRTRYEVVVEGTADTSVGDQTVWREYEFKGKPGSVRRLPRQFAPYHLRLDWLMWFAAISPGYALAWLTPLLTRLLRNDADTLKLLRHNPFPDTPPHFVRAQLYQYRFTTPTELRRDRAWWHRTLIGSYAPPRSLPR, encoded by the coding sequence ATGACGTGGTTCTCGGCGCCCGATTACTGGCTGGGCAGCCTGGTCCTGCAGCGCGGTGTGGCGGTGATCTACGCGATCGCGTTCGTGGCGGCAGCGCGTCAGTTCCGGCCGCTGCTCGGGGCGCGCGGCCTGCTGCCGGTACCGGCATATCTGGCCGGGCGATCGTTCTGGCAAGCGCCCAGCATCTTCCAGTTCCGGTATTCCGACCGGTTTTTCGCATCGGTCTGCTGGTTCGGCGCGGCCCTGGCGGCGGCGGTGGCGGCCGGGTCGACGGGGTTAGTGCCGGTGTGGGCCGGGATGCTGGTCTGGCTGACGCTGTGGGTGCTGTACCTCTCGATCGTCAACGTGGGCCAGACCTGGTACGGGTTCGGCTGGGAGTCACTGCTTTTGGAAGCCGGATTTTTGCTGGTCTTCCTGGGCGGTGGACGGGTGGCGCCGCCGGTGCTGACGTTGTGGCTGGCGCGCTGGCTGCTGTTCCGGGTCGAGTTCGGCGCCGGGTTGATCAAGATGCGCGGAGACCGCTGCTGGCGCGACCTGACCTGCCTGTACTACCACCACGAAACCCAGCCCATGCCGGGACCGCTGAGCTGGTTCTTCCATCACCTGCCCAAGCCGCTGCACCGAATCGAGGTGGCAGGCAACCATTTCGCACAACTGGTGGTGCCGTTCGGGTTGTTCGCCCCGCAGCCGGTGGCCGGGATGGCCGCGGCGGTCATCGTCGTCACCCAGTTGTGGCTGGTGCTGTCGGGGAACTTCGCCTGGCTGAACTGGTTGACCATCCTGCTGGCGTTCAGCGCCATCGACCAGTCGACGTTCGCCAGGTTGGGACTGGCGGCCAATACGCCGGAGTTTCCGGCTACCCCGCCGTGGTTCGCGGTTCTGGTGATCGCTCTCGCTGCAGCGATGCTGGTGCTGAGCTACTGGCCGGCCCGCAACATGCTGTCGTCGCGGCAGCGAATGAACGCGTCGTTCAATGCGTTCCATCTGTGCAATACCTACGGCGCTTTCGGCAGCATCAGCCGTACCCGGTACGAAGTGGTCGTCGAGGGCACCGCGGACACCTCGGTTGGCGACCAAACCGTATGGCGGGAGTACGAATTCAAGGGCAAACCCGGCTCGGTGCGGCGGCTGCCGCGGCAATTCGCGCCGTACCATCTGCGGCTGGATTGGCTGATGTGGTTCGCCGCGATCTCGCCGGGTTACGCGCTGGCGTGGCTGACGCCGTTGCTGACCCGGCTGCTGCGCAACGACGCCGATACGCTGAAACTGTTGCGGCACAATCCTTTCCCGGATACGCCGCCGCATTTCGTGCGGGCCCAACTGTACCAGTACCGGTTCACCACGCCGACCGAGCTGCGGCGCGACCGGGCGTGGTGGCATCGCACGCTGATCGGGAGCTATGCGCCGCCGAGATCGCTGCCTCGCTAG
- the aftD gene encoding alpha-(1->3)-arabinofuranosyltransferase, translating to MLVGAAALALTFAQAPGQVSPDTKLDLTANPLRFLARAANLWNSELPFGQSQNQAYGYLFPHGSFFLVGHLLGVPGWMTQRLWWALLLTAGFWGLLRVAEALRIGSPGSRVLGAAAFALSPRVLTTLGSISSETLPMMLAPWVLLPTILALRGGSARSVRVLAGQAGLAVALMGAVNAIATAAGCLPALIWLACHRPNRRWWRYSGWLLLATALAVLWWAVALSQLRGVSPPFLDFIESSGVTTQWSSLVEVLRGTHSWTPFVAPTATAGAPLVTGSVAVLGTCLVAAAGLAGLAGAAMPARGRLVSMLLAGVVLLAIGYSGGLGSPIAHQVQAFLDAGGTPLRNVHKLDPLVRIPLALGLAQLLGGIPLPGSAPRPVWLAAFAHPERDRRVAVGVVALTALLVSTSLAWSGRLTPPGTFTAIPDYWQQAADWLTEHQSGRVLVAPGAPFATQVWGTSHDEPLQVLGAAPWGVRDSIPLNPPQTIRALDSVQRLFAAGRPSAGLADTLARQGISYVVVRNDLDPESSRSARPILVHRAVAGSPGLDKVAEFGRPVGPGTLAGFVNDSGLRPRYPAVQIYRVNAVGGAGGAAVGPYFAETDRMARVTGGPEALLRLDERRRLLGRPPLGPVLMNADAQAAGLQSPLVTVTDTPLARETDYGRVDLHSSAIRAPGDARHTYNRVPDYPVPGAQTVYGGWTGGRVTASSSSSDATALPDVAPATSPAAAIDGDPATAWVSNSLQAAVGQWLRVDFDHPVTNAVLTLTPSATAVGAQVRRIVVETANGSTTLRFDEAGKPLSAALPFGETPWVRITAAATDDGSPGVQFGITDLAITQYDASGFAHPVALRHTVLVPGPPPGAAVAGWDLGAELLGRPGCAPGPDDMRCAASMALAPEEPVNLSRTLTVPAPLPVLPTVWVRPRQGPKLADLIAEPDTARARGDSDLVEVEGSAYAATDGDPATSWTAPQRVVQHKSPPTLTLTLPRATEVAGLRLTASRSTLPAHPKLVAVDLGDGPQVRPLTTDVGGQTLSLQPRVTDTVTVSLLDWEDVIDRNALGFDQLKAPGLAEVVALGADGSPIAPADASRNRAREIVVDCEHGPVIAVAGRFVHTAIRTTVGALLDGSAVAAQPCQADPIALPPGQQELLISPGPAFVVDGAQLSAGTELPSAATTSAVIGSWGPARREVRAPASAAARVLVIPESINPGWVARTSNGTRLTPIAVNGWQQGWLVPAGDPGTITLTFAANAVYRAGLAFGLALLPLLALLAFWRRRGVPDDGPAAAPWAPGPWAVVPLLGAGALISGAAGAVVFAAVLGLRRRFGSARRLMVALSAGGLIAAGALLSRHPWRSEHGYAGHWANVQLLALLSLAVLAASVVVFGDSAQDGGCNGEHDEE from the coding sequence ATGCTCGTCGGGGCGGCCGCACTGGCCTTGACCTTCGCCCAGGCTCCCGGACAGGTCTCCCCCGACACCAAACTCGACCTCACCGCGAACCCGCTGCGGTTCCTGGCGCGTGCGGCCAACCTATGGAACAGCGAGCTGCCGTTCGGCCAGTCGCAGAACCAGGCCTACGGCTACCTGTTCCCGCACGGCAGCTTCTTCCTGGTCGGCCACCTGCTCGGCGTGCCCGGGTGGATGACCCAGCGGCTGTGGTGGGCGCTGCTGTTGACCGCCGGTTTCTGGGGGCTGTTGCGCGTCGCCGAGGCGCTGCGGATCGGCAGCCCGGGGTCGCGGGTGCTGGGTGCGGCCGCGTTCGCGTTGTCGCCGCGGGTGCTGACCACGCTGGGGTCCATCTCGTCGGAGACGCTGCCGATGATGCTGGCGCCGTGGGTGCTGTTGCCGACGATCCTGGCGCTGCGGGGCGGTTCCGCGCGTTCGGTGCGGGTGCTGGCCGGCCAGGCCGGGCTGGCGGTGGCGCTGATGGGCGCGGTGAACGCGATCGCGACGGCCGCCGGGTGTCTGCCCGCGCTGATCTGGCTGGCCTGTCACCGGCCCAACCGCCGATGGTGGCGGTACAGCGGGTGGTTGCTGCTGGCCACCGCCTTGGCGGTGCTGTGGTGGGCGGTGGCACTGAGCCAGCTACGCGGGGTGAGCCCGCCGTTCCTGGACTTCATCGAGTCCTCCGGGGTGACCACCCAGTGGTCCTCGCTGGTGGAAGTGCTGCGCGGCACCCACAGCTGGACGCCGTTCGTGGCCCCGACCGCGACGGCGGGGGCGCCGCTGGTCACCGGCTCGGTCGCGGTCCTGGGTACCTGCCTGGTCGCGGCGGCCGGGCTGGCCGGGCTGGCCGGCGCGGCGATGCCGGCCCGGGGCCGGCTGGTGAGCATGCTGCTGGCCGGGGTGGTGTTGCTGGCCATCGGCTACAGCGGCGGCCTGGGCTCGCCGATCGCCCACCAGGTGCAGGCGTTCCTGGATGCGGGCGGCACGCCGCTGCGCAACGTACACAAGCTGGATCCGCTGGTGCGCATCCCGCTGGCGCTGGGACTGGCCCAGCTGCTGGGCGGCATTCCCCTGCCCGGCAGTGCCCCGCGGCCGGTGTGGCTGGCCGCCTTCGCGCACCCCGAGCGCGACCGGCGGGTGGCGGTCGGAGTGGTGGCGCTGACCGCACTGCTGGTGAGCACGTCACTGGCCTGGTCGGGCCGGCTGACCCCGCCCGGCACGTTCACCGCGATACCCGACTACTGGCAGCAGGCAGCCGACTGGCTCACCGAGCACCAGAGCGGCCGGGTGCTGGTGGCGCCGGGTGCACCGTTCGCCACCCAGGTGTGGGGCACCAGCCACGACGAGCCGCTGCAGGTGCTGGGTGCCGCACCGTGGGGGGTCCGGGACTCGATCCCGCTGAACCCGCCGCAGACAATTCGGGCGCTGGATTCGGTGCAGCGCCTGTTCGCCGCCGGCCGCCCGTCCGCGGGTCTGGCCGATACCCTTGCCCGGCAAGGCATTTCGTACGTGGTGGTGCGCAACGACCTGGATCCGGAGTCGTCCCGGTCGGCGCGGCCCATCCTGGTGCACCGCGCGGTCGCGGGATCGCCCGGGTTGGACAAGGTAGCCGAGTTCGGCCGGCCGGTGGGCCCCGGCACACTGGCCGGGTTCGTCAACGACAGCGGGTTGCGGCCGCGGTATCCCGCGGTGCAGATCTACCGGGTCAATGCCGTTGGCGGCGCCGGCGGCGCGGCGGTGGGCCCCTACTTCGCCGAGACCGACCGGATGGCACGGGTGACCGGCGGCCCCGAAGCGCTGTTGCGTCTGGACGAGCGACGACGGCTGCTGGGCCGCCCGCCGCTGGGGCCGGTGCTGATGAACGCCGACGCTCAGGCCGCCGGGCTGCAATCCCCGCTGGTCACGGTCACCGACACCCCGTTGGCCCGGGAAACCGACTACGGCCGAGTCGATCTGCACTCGTCGGCGATCCGGGCGCCCGGCGACGCCCGGCACACCTACAACCGGGTTCCCGACTATCCCGTCCCCGGGGCCCAGACGGTCTACGGCGGCTGGACCGGCGGCCGCGTCACGGCCTCCAGTTCGTCGTCGGATGCCACCGCGCTGCCCGACGTCGCGCCCGCGACCTCGCCGGCCGCCGCGATCGACGGCGACCCGGCCACCGCGTGGGTGTCCAACTCGCTGCAGGCTGCGGTCGGGCAATGGCTGCGGGTGGATTTCGACCATCCGGTGACCAACGCCGTCCTCACCCTGACACCCAGCGCGACGGCCGTCGGCGCGCAGGTCCGCCGCATCGTGGTGGAAACCGCCAACGGCAGCACCACGTTGCGGTTCGACGAGGCCGGCAAACCGTTGAGCGCCGCGTTGCCGTTCGGCGAGACACCGTGGGTACGCATCACCGCGGCCGCCACCGACGACGGCTCGCCCGGCGTGCAGTTCGGTATCACCGACCTGGCGATCACGCAGTACGACGCCTCCGGTTTCGCGCACCCGGTTGCGTTGCGGCACACCGTGCTGGTGCCCGGCCCACCGCCGGGAGCAGCGGTCGCGGGTTGGGATCTGGGCGCCGAGCTGCTGGGCAGGCCGGGCTGTGCACCAGGTCCCGACGACATGCGCTGCGCGGCGTCGATGGCGCTGGCCCCCGAAGAGCCGGTGAACCTGAGCCGCACCCTGACGGTGCCCGCCCCGTTACCGGTGCTGCCGACCGTATGGGTGCGGCCACGCCAGGGACCGAAGCTGGCCGACCTGATCGCCGAACCGGACACCGCCCGGGCGCGTGGCGATTCCGACCTGGTGGAGGTCGAGGGCTCGGCGTACGCGGCCACCGACGGCGACCCGGCCACGTCGTGGACTGCGCCGCAGCGAGTGGTTCAGCACAAGAGCCCGCCCACGCTGACGCTGACGCTACCGCGGGCCACCGAGGTGGCCGGGTTGCGGCTGACGGCCAGTCGTTCCACGTTGCCGGCTCACCCGAAACTGGTGGCCGTCGACCTGGGTGACGGTCCGCAGGTACGACCGTTGACGACTGACGTTGGGGGACAGACGCTTTCGCTGCAGCCGCGGGTCACCGACACGGTGACGGTGAGCCTGCTGGACTGGGAGGACGTCATCGACCGCAACGCGCTGGGTTTCGACCAGCTCAAGGCGCCCGGGCTGGCCGAGGTCGTCGCGCTGGGCGCCGACGGCAGCCCGATCGCGCCCGCCGACGCGTCGCGCAACCGTGCCCGCGAGATTGTCGTCGACTGCGAACACGGCCCGGTGATCGCGGTGGCGGGCCGATTCGTGCACACCGCGATCCGGACCACGGTCGGCGCGCTGCTGGACGGGTCGGCGGTGGCCGCCCAGCCGTGCCAGGCCGATCCGATCGCACTGCCGCCCGGGCAGCAGGAGTTGTTGATCAGCCCGGGGCCGGCGTTCGTGGTGGACGGCGCACAGCTGTCTGCTGGCACTGAATTGCCAAGTGCTGCAACGACATCGGCGGTAATCGGGTCCTGGGGTCCGGCCCGGCGCGAAGTGCGGGCCCCGGCGTCGGCGGCCGCACGGGTGCTGGTGATCCCGGAGAGCATCAACCCCGGCTGGGTGGCCCGGACCAGCAACGGGACCCGGCTGACGCCGATCGCGGTGAACGGGTGGCAGCAGGGCTGGTTGGTGCCCGCCGGCGATCCGGGCACCATCACGCTGACCTTCGCCGCCAACGCCGTATACCGGGCCGGGCTGGCGTTCGGGCTGGCGTTACTGCCGCTGCTGGCGTTGCTGGCGTTCTGGCGACGCCGCGGCGTCCCGGACGACGGCCCCGCCGCGGCTCCGTGGGCGCCGGGCCCCTGGGCGGTGGTACCGCTGCTGGGAGCCGGCGCGCTGATCTCCGGCGCTGCCGGTGCAGTGGTCTTCGCGGCGGTGTTGGGATTACGGCGCCGTTTCGGTTCAGCCAGGCGTCTGATGGTGGCGCTGAGTGCGGGCGGTCTGATCGCGGCTGGGGCGCTGCTGTCGCGCCACCCCTGGCGCTCCGAGCACGGGTACGCCGGCCACTGGGCGAATGTCCAACTGCTGGCGCTGCTTTCGCTGGCGGTGCTGGCCGCATCGGTGGTGGTATTCGGAGATTCCGCGCAGGATGGTGGATGCAACGGGGAACACGACGAGGAATAG
- a CDS encoding TetR family transcriptional regulator: MAGGTKRLPRAVREQQMLDAAVQMFSLNGYHETSMDAIAAEAQISKPMLYLYYGSKEDLFGACLNREMGRFIDGLRADIDFTQSPKDLLRNTISAFLRYIDENRASWIVMYTQATSSQAFAHTVREGREQIIELVAGLVRAGTRSPRSDTEIEIMAVALVGAGEAIASRLSTGDVDVEAAAQMMIDLFWAGLRGAPADRDAGPHTATG, encoded by the coding sequence ATGGCAGGTGGTACCAAGCGATTACCGCGTGCTGTTCGCGAGCAGCAGATGCTCGACGCCGCCGTGCAGATGTTCTCGCTGAACGGCTACCACGAGACCTCGATGGACGCCATCGCGGCCGAGGCGCAGATCTCCAAGCCGATGCTCTACCTGTATTACGGCTCCAAGGAAGACTTGTTCGGTGCCTGCTTGAACCGGGAGATGGGCCGGTTCATCGATGGGCTGCGCGCCGACATCGATTTCACCCAAAGTCCGAAAGACTTGCTGCGCAACACTATCAGCGCGTTTCTGCGTTACATCGACGAGAACCGGGCGTCTTGGATCGTGATGTACACCCAGGCCACCAGTTCGCAGGCGTTCGCTCACACGGTGCGGGAGGGGCGCGAGCAGATCATCGAGCTGGTGGCGGGGCTGGTGCGGGCGGGGACCCGCAGTCCTCGTTCGGACACCGAAATCGAGATCATGGCAGTGGCTTTGGTGGGTGCCGGTGAGGCGATCGCAAGCCGGCTCAGCACCGGCGACGTCGACGTCGAGGCCGCCGCGCAGATGATGATCGACCTGTTCTGGGCGGGTCTGCGTGGTGCACCGGCAGACCGGGACGCCGGTCCACACACCGCGACGGGCTAG
- a CDS encoding transcriptional regulator, LysR family protein encodes MLLRQLEYFVALAQERHFARAAAACFVSQPALSESIRKLEQELKVPLVRRGQKFEGLTPEGDRLVPWARRILADRDALKQEVAALQTGLTGELRIGVVPAASTTVALLTDPFCSAHPLVRVQLEMNLRSAQIVERIRRFELDAGVLYPDQQDTADLVVTPLYEETPVLIASAELLPVKADVITWSDAATLPLCLLTRGMRGRRLIDDALASQNLVVTPQLETDSLAALLAHVGTGRWASIVPQPWLRSLRPAADISVLRLEQPAVTASIALVTSKAEPGSVLARALVQIAANVR; translated from the coding sequence ATGCTGTTGCGTCAGCTCGAGTATTTCGTCGCGCTCGCCCAGGAGCGGCACTTCGCGCGGGCCGCGGCCGCCTGCTTCGTGTCGCAGCCGGCTTTGTCGGAGTCGATCCGCAAGCTCGAACAGGAGCTGAAGGTTCCGCTGGTGCGCCGCGGGCAGAAGTTCGAAGGTCTCACCCCCGAAGGTGATCGGCTGGTGCCCTGGGCCAGGCGCATCCTGGCCGATCGCGACGCCCTGAAGCAGGAGGTCGCGGCTCTTCAGACCGGTCTGACCGGAGAGCTGCGGATCGGCGTGGTCCCGGCCGCCTCCACCACGGTCGCCCTGCTCACCGATCCGTTCTGCAGCGCACATCCGCTGGTACGCGTGCAGCTCGAGATGAATCTGCGGTCCGCCCAGATCGTCGAACGCATCCGCCGTTTCGAACTCGACGCCGGTGTCCTTTACCCCGATCAGCAGGACACCGCCGACCTGGTGGTCACCCCGCTGTACGAGGAGACGCCGGTGCTGATCGCCAGCGCCGAGCTGCTGCCCGTCAAAGCCGACGTCATCACCTGGTCGGACGCGGCAACCCTGCCGCTATGCCTGCTGACCCGCGGCATGCGCGGCCGCCGGCTCATCGATGACGCGCTGGCCAGTCAAAACCTAGTGGTGACACCGCAATTGGAAACCGACTCGCTGGCGGCGCTGCTCGCGCACGTGGGCACCGGCCGGTGGGCCAGCATCGTCCCGCAGCCCTGGCTGCGCAGCCTGCGTCCGGCCGCCGACATCAGCGTGCTGCGATTGGAGCAGCCGGCCGTCACCGCATCGATCGCACTCGTCACCAGCAAGGCGGAGCCCGGTTCGGTGCTCGCCCGCGCGTTGGTGCAGATCGCGGCCAACGTGCGATAG